One Campylobacter sp. RM16192 genomic region harbors:
- a CDS encoding TIGR01777 family oxidoreductase: MKIAINGLSGFVGGYISKFLANKGHEIVPIKRALYNDTQRLKEAIEGADVIINLAGANISKKWSEEYKKELYSSRIDTTKNLVKAMSLLKNPPKIFISTSAVGIYKSGKEHDERSDRYDEGFLGRLAREWEKEANKAKEFGVKTAIFRLSVVLGSGGALEKMLPVFKFGLGGILGDGNQGFSWISINDLARAYEFVINSQKEGIYNLSSPNPVTNKIFTASLAKALNRPAFFKVPNFALKLKFGEGAVILLEGQKAYPANLLAQGFKFEHENISEALENLIY; the protein is encoded by the coding sequence ATGAAGATAGCCATAAACGGACTTAGCGGTTTTGTAGGCGGTTACATAAGTAAATTTTTAGCAAACAAAGGTCATGAGATAGTGCCTATAAAAAGAGCTTTGTATAACGATACGCAAAGGCTTAAAGAAGCTATTGAAGGTGCCGATGTTATCATAAATTTAGCAGGCGCAAACATCTCTAAAAAATGGAGCGAAGAGTATAAAAAAGAGCTTTATTCAAGCAGGATTGATACAACTAAGAATTTAGTAAAAGCCATGAGTCTTCTAAAAAATCCGCCAAAAATTTTCATCTCAACTTCGGCTGTTGGGATATATAAAAGTGGTAAAGAACACGACGAGAGATCGGATAGATATGACGAGGGATTTTTAGGAAGGCTTGCCAGAGAGTGGGAAAAAGAAGCAAATAAGGCAAAAGAATTTGGTGTTAAAACCGCGATATTTCGCCTTAGCGTAGTGCTTGGTAGTGGCGGCGCGCTAGAAAAAATGCTTCCTGTTTTTAAATTTGGACTTGGCGGGATTTTAGGAGACGGCAACCAAGGATTTTCATGGATAAGCATAAACGATCTTGCAAGAGCGTATGAATTTGTGATAAATAGCCAAAAAGAGGGCATCTACAACTTATCTTCGCCAAATCCCGTAACAAATAAAATTTTTACCGCTTCACTCGCTAAAGCGCTAAATCGCCCTGCTTTTTTCAAAGTGCCAAATTTCGCACTCAAGCTTAAATTTGGCGAAGGAGCCGTGATACTGCTTGAAGGACAGAAAGCCTATCCTGCAAATTTGCTTGCACAAGGGTTTAAATTCGAGCATGAAAACATAAGCGAAGCTCTGGAAAATTTGATTTACTAG
- the modA gene encoding molybdate ABC transporter substrate-binding protein — MVAVFALGANSLLVGAGGGYKKPVTAVIENLKKDGLSVEGAFANIKQITIQAAEGKMAVIVGDEAFLNKSGLEIKGYERLGKGTLALVTPKGKTINDIKDIVKFERIAMPDAKKAIYGIRTTGFLKNSNLEKDVGSKMLAVAGVPQVVAYVLNNEVDAGFINSTEAEARKSEFGSIIYVDESLYSPVYISAAKLKACENNAACDKFIKELGNERSKAIFSKFGLK; from the coding sequence CTGGTTGCAGTTTTTGCGCTTGGTGCGAATAGTTTACTCGTAGGTGCCGGTGGTGGATATAAAAAGCCGGTTACTGCGGTTATTGAAAATCTTAAAAAAGATGGTCTTAGCGTGGAAGGTGCATTTGCAAACATCAAGCAGATCACTATCCAAGCCGCAGAAGGCAAGATGGCTGTGATAGTGGGCGATGAGGCGTTTTTAAACAAAAGCGGACTTGAGATAAAGGGCTATGAGCGCCTAGGAAAAGGCACTTTAGCTCTTGTGACACCAAAGGGAAAAACTATAAACGACATCAAAGATATCGTGAAATTCGAGCGTATCGCGATGCCTGATGCTAAAAAGGCGATTTACGGTATCCGCACGACAGGATTTCTTAAAAATTCGAACTTAGAAAAAGACGTGGGCTCAAAAATGCTTGCAGTTGCGGGCGTGCCTCAAGTTGTGGCTTACGTGCTAAATAACGAAGTTGATGCTGGATTTATAAACTCAACAGAAGCTGAGGCTAGAAAGAGTGAGTTTGGTTCTATAATATATGTAGACGAAAGCCTTTATAGCCCTGTTTATATTAGTGCTGCAAAGTTAAAAGCATGCGAAAATAACGCTGCTTGCGATAAATTTATAAAAGAGCTTGGCAATGAGCGTTCAAAGGCGATTTTTAGTAAATTCGGACTAAAGTAA
- the accB gene encoding acetyl-CoA carboxylase biotin carboxyl carrier protein, with protein MKKDDIKELIEFFNEMDMNKIKIKDGDFEIELEKFADCCELPKPAPQAPAPAPTPVNVVVSSEVKQASSTKESIKSPMVGTFYMAPSPGAAPFVKVGQKVRRGEVIGIIEAMKIMNEIEAEFDCVITEALVSDGQPVEFGMSLFGVEKI; from the coding sequence ATGAAAAAAGATGACATCAAAGAGTTGATCGAATTTTTCAACGAAATGGATATGAATAAGATCAAGATAAAAGATGGCGATTTTGAGATCGAACTTGAAAAATTCGCCGATTGTTGCGAACTTCCTAAACCAGCACCTCAAGCCCCAGCTCCTGCACCGACTCCTGTTAATGTTGTTGTAAGCTCAGAGGTTAAACAAGCTTCAAGCACTAAAGAAAGTATAAAATCGCCTATGGTAGGAACGTTTTATATGGCCCCAAGTCCTGGAGCAGCTCCTTTTGTAAAAGTTGGACAAAAAGTAAGGAGAGGCGAAGTTATAGGCATTATTGAAGCTATGAAAATCATGAATGAGATCGAAGCGGAATTTGATTGCGTTATCACAGAGGCTCTAGTGTCTGATGGACAACCTGTAGAATTTGGAATGTCTTTATTTGGAGTGGAGAAAATTTAA
- a CDS encoding acetyl-CoA carboxylase biotin carboxylase subunit, with amino-acid sequence MEIKRVLIANRGEIALRALRTIKEMGKEAIVVYSTADRDALYVKYADAAICIGNPRSSDSYLNIPAIISAAEISEADAIFPGYGFLSENQNFVEICSHHNLKFIGPSVEAMALMSDKSKAKQMMQRAGVPVIPGSDGAVADVKAAKELAKKIGYPVILKAAAGGGGRGMRVVEKEEDIEKAFWSAESEAMSAFGDGTMYMEKYILNPRHIEVQVVGDSHGNVIHIGERDCSMQRRHQKLIEESPAILLDDDTRSRLHETAIKAAKAIGYEGAGTFEFLVDKDLNFYFIEMNTRLQVEHCVSEMVSGIDIIELMIRVAEGGVLPSQDSIKLKGHSIECRITAEDPNSFTPCPGKITKYVCPGGRNVRMDSHIYQDYSIPPFYDSMIGKLIVWDEDRNKAIHKMRVALEQLVIQGIKTTRDFHLAMMENKDFINNNYDTNYLSRH; translated from the coding sequence ATGGAGATCAAAAGAGTTTTAATCGCAAACCGTGGTGAAATAGCACTAAGAGCCTTGCGAACAATCAAAGAGATGGGCAAAGAGGCGATCGTTGTTTACTCTACTGCAGATAGGGATGCGCTTTACGTCAAATACGCTGATGCTGCTATTTGTATAGGAAATCCTCGTTCAAGCGATAGCTATCTAAATATTCCCGCTATTATTTCCGCAGCCGAGATAAGCGAAGCTGATGCAATATTTCCTGGATATGGTTTTTTGAGTGAAAATCAAAATTTCGTTGAAATTTGCTCACATCACAACCTCAAATTTATAGGCCCTAGTGTAGAGGCTATGGCTCTAATGAGTGATAAAAGCAAGGCAAAGCAGATGATGCAAAGAGCTGGCGTTCCGGTAATACCTGGTTCTGACGGAGCTGTAGCTGATGTAAAAGCGGCTAAAGAGCTTGCTAAAAAAATCGGCTATCCTGTTATTTTAAAAGCTGCCGCAGGTGGTGGCGGACGCGGTATGCGTGTGGTAGAAAAAGAAGAGGATATAGAAAAGGCATTTTGGTCTGCCGAGAGCGAAGCTATGAGTGCTTTTGGCGACGGAACGATGTATATGGAAAAATATATCTTAAATCCGCGCCATATCGAGGTTCAAGTAGTAGGTGATAGCCATGGAAACGTAATTCACATAGGCGAGAGAGACTGCTCTATGCAGCGCAGACACCAAAAGTTGATCGAAGAGAGTCCTGCTATACTGCTTGATGATGATACTCGCTCTAGACTTCATGAGACAGCTATTAAAGCGGCCAAAGCGATAGGTTATGAGGGTGCTGGAACATTTGAGTTTTTAGTAGATAAGGATCTAAATTTTTATTTCATCGAGATGAATACACGCCTTCAAGTTGAGCACTGCGTTAGCGAAATGGTAAGTGGAATCGATATTATAGAGCTTATGATAAGGGTTGCCGAGGGTGGTGTTTTACCAAGTCAAGACAGTATAAAACTAAAAGGACACTCTATAGAGTGCAGAATCACTGCCGAAGATCCAAATAGCTTCACCCCTTGTCCTGGAAAGATAACAAAATATGTCTGCCCAGGTGGACGAAATGTGCGCATGGATAGCCATATCTATCAAGATTACTCTATACCTCCTTTCTATGATAGCATGATAGGTAAGCTTATCGTGTGGGACGAGGATAGAAATAAGGCGATTCATAAGATGAGAGTTGCGCTTGAGCAGCTTGTTATACAAGGCATAAAGACGACTCGCGATTTTCATCTAGCAATGATGGAAAACAAAGACTTTATAAATAATAACTACGACACAAACTACTTATCAAGACATTAA
- a CDS encoding SDR family NAD(P)-dependent oxidoreductase: MKKYTLITGASSGIGLEAAKAFAKRGENLILIARRAQRLENLKNEILKFAPTIDVIIKICDLSNIENVYKIYDELKIYEIKTWINNAGFGDSALIGSQNLEKTEQMLDLNIKALTIFSTLFVKDYQSIDGTQLINVSSACGYSMVDSFGVYCATKFYVSAFTEALYRQLKSNNAKMSAKILAPATTQSEFKQVAIDADEYDYAKNYKNYHTSEQMAEFLLKLYDSDKCVGWVDRKSFDFILKDPIFDHVTKVNIS, from the coding sequence ATGAAAAAATACACTCTTATTACTGGTGCTAGCTCTGGTATAGGACTTGAAGCCGCAAAGGCATTTGCAAAGCGTGGCGAAAATTTAATTTTGATAGCCAGAAGAGCTCAAAGACTAGAGAACTTAAAAAATGAGATTTTAAAATTTGCTCCTACAATCGATGTAATCATCAAAATTTGCGATCTTTCAAATATAGAAAATGTATATAAAATTTATGATGAGTTAAAAATTTATGAGATTAAAACATGGATTAATAATGCAGGCTTTGGCGATAGCGCGCTTATAGGTAGCCAAAATTTAGAGAAAACAGAGCAGATGCTTGATCTAAATATCAAAGCTCTTACTATATTTTCAACTCTTTTCGTAAAAGATTATCAAAGCATTGATGGCACTCAGCTTATAAATGTATCCTCTGCTTGCGGATATAGTATGGTTGATAGCTTTGGGGTATATTGTGCGACAAAATTTTATGTAAGTGCATTTACGGAAGCGCTTTATAGACAGCTTAAATCAAATAATGCAAAAATGAGTGCTAAAATTTTAGCTCCCGCAACGACACAGAGCGAATTTAAGCAAGTTGCCATAGATGCTGATGAGTACGATTATGCTAAAAATTACAAAAACTATCACACAAGCGAACAGATGGCGGAATTTTTGCTAAAGCTGTATGATAGCGATAAGTGTGTTGGCTGGGTGGATAGAAAGAGTTTTGATTTTATCTTAAAAGACCCTATTTTTGATCACGTAACAAAGGTTAATATATCATAA
- a CDS encoding peptidylprolyl isomerase, with translation MSKKIFFLTFLLSLNFAFAQMVNGIVAIVESEPITLHELYKTSQILKIDEKNALNFLIKDRLEKAQIKALKIEATGFEISEKIEKIAQESGLSVSQLRNNIISQGMDYTKFKEDVANGIKQEKLYQNIFRDARINITPEAAKAYFEQNQHMFLQFDQIKMTRYISQNRQSMEMIQASPMSIRQDVHTENLELKSEQLPPQLRAVLNRTPNGSFTQIFQTPSGFEMFLVNLKSGEALPNFQDIQNEVMSTIYKFEQDRVVAEYFNKLRAKADIKYLR, from the coding sequence ATGTCAAAAAAGATCTTTTTTTTAACTTTTTTATTGAGCTTAAATTTCGCCTTTGCCCAGATGGTAAATGGCATTGTGGCAATAGTTGAGAGCGAACCTATAACTCTTCACGAACTCTATAAGACTTCACAAATTTTAAAAATAGATGAGAAAAATGCTTTAAATTTCTTAATTAAAGATAGGCTTGAAAAAGCCCAGATAAAAGCACTAAAAATAGAAGCAACGGGCTTTGAAATTAGTGAAAAAATAGAAAAAATCGCCCAAGAAAGCGGACTAAGTGTATCACAACTAAGAAATAATATAATTTCACAAGGCATGGATTATACGAAATTCAAAGAAGATGTTGCAAATGGCATAAAGCAAGAAAAGCTATATCAAAATATCTTTAGAGATGCCAGAATAAACATTACACCAGAGGCTGCAAAAGCATATTTCGAGCAAAATCAGCATATGTTTTTACAATTTGACCAGATAAAAATGACCAGATATATATCACAAAACAGGCAATCTATGGAGATGATACAAGCATCACCTATGAGCATACGCCAAGATGTACATACAGAAAATTTAGAGCTGAAAAGCGAACAATTACCACCTCAACTAAGAGCTGTTTTAAACAGAACTCCAAATGGATCTTTCACTCAAATTTTCCAAACTCCTAGCGGATTTGAGATGTTTTTGGTTAATTTAAAATCAGGTGAAGCTCTACCAAATTTTCAAGATATTCAAAACGAGGTCATGTCAACTATCTACAAATTTGAACAAGACCGCGTAGTGGCTGAATACTTTAATAAACTAAGAGCAAAAGCAGACATAAAATATTTAAGATAA
- the gltX gene encoding glutamate--tRNA ligase yields the protein MIVTRFAPSPTGYLHIGGLRTALYSYLYARKNGGKFLLRIEDTDLKRNSEEATIAIKEAFDWCSLDHDGEVTYQSKRFDIYKAFVQKLLDSGHAYKCYMSKEELDELRAQQEARKERPKYDNRYRDFTGTPPEGIDPVIRIKAPLDGEILIDDGIKGEVKFRVEDILDDFIIARSDGTPTYNFTVVVDDALMGVTHVIRGDDHLSNTPKQIVLYDALGFKQPKFFHVAMINGEDGKKLSKRHGATDVMEYKRMGYLPEALLNFLVRLGWSHGDDEIFSMEDMLKYFDPHDINKSSSTYNAQKLDWLNAHYIKTLPYDRLAKEMMEFGVDFKSMPKGEVLLNSLRERSKTLVEMSDSARVIINTPKVYDEKAYAKFINETSLKILAKFSEILNENLDAKGYEELTNKFLEANGIKLKDLAQALRVSLTGSSVSPSIFEVLEVLGSDEVKNRIKNIIKE from the coding sequence ATGATAGTTACAAGATTTGCCCCCTCGCCTACAGGATACCTGCATATCGGAGGGCTTAGAACAGCGCTTTATAGTTATTTGTATGCTAGAAAAAATGGCGGCAAATTTTTACTCCGCATAGAAGATACCGATTTAAAAAGAAATTCAGAAGAGGCCACAATCGCGATTAAAGAAGCGTTTGATTGGTGTAGCTTGGATCACGATGGTGAAGTTACCTACCAATCTAAAAGATTTGACATATATAAGGCTTTCGTGCAAAAGCTTCTAGACTCAGGACATGCCTATAAATGCTATATGAGTAAAGAGGAGCTTGACGAGCTACGAGCTCAGCAAGAAGCAAGAAAAGAAAGACCAAAATATGATAATAGATATCGTGATTTTACAGGCACTCCACCTGAGGGCATAGATCCTGTAATACGTATCAAAGCTCCGCTTGACGGCGAAATTTTGATAGATGACGGTATAAAGGGCGAAGTGAAATTTAGAGTTGAAGATATATTGGATGATTTTATAATAGCTAGAAGTGACGGCACTCCTACTTATAATTTTACCGTTGTTGTCGATGATGCTTTAATGGGTGTAACTCATGTAATAAGAGGCGATGATCACCTATCCAATACTCCAAAGCAAATCGTGTTATACGATGCTCTTGGGTTTAAACAGCCTAAATTTTTTCACGTTGCTATGATAAACGGCGAAGATGGTAAGAAGCTAAGCAAACGCCACGGAGCAACCGATGTGATGGAGTATAAACGCATGGGCTATCTGCCTGAAGCGCTTTTAAATTTCCTTGTTAGGCTTGGCTGGAGCCACGGCGATGATGAAATTTTTAGCATGGAGGATATGTTAAAATATTTTGATCCTCATGATATAAACAAGAGCTCAAGTACATATAATGCTCAAAAATTAGACTGGCTAAATGCCCATTATATCAAGACCTTGCCTTACGATAGACTTGCAAAAGAGATGATGGAATTTGGGGTTGATTTTAAATCCATGCCAAAGGGCGAAGTGCTTTTAAACTCGCTTCGTGAACGCTCGAAAACTTTGGTTGAGATGAGCGATAGTGCAAGAGTGATAATAAATACTCCTAAGGTTTATGACGAGAAAGCTTATGCTAAATTTATTAACGAAACAAGCTTGAAAATTTTGGCTAAATTTAGTGAAATTTTAAATGAAAATTTGGATGCCAAGGGATATGAAGAGCTTACTAATAAATTTCTTGAAGCAAATGGAATTAAGCTAAAAGATCTAGCTCAAGCGCTAAGGGTCAGTTTAACTGGTTCAAGCGTATCACCATCGATTTTTGAAGTGCTTGAAGTGCTTGGAAGCGATGAGGTTAAAAATAGAATAAAAAACATAATAAAGGAATAA
- a CDS encoding malic enzyme-like NAD(P)-binding protein — MAHVTKEESLDYHIGGKIEIKVKTPCATAEDLSKAYTPGVAEPCKEISKDNELAYKYTNKANLVAVITDGTAVLGLGDIGAVAGKPVMEGKSVLFKKFANVDAFDIEIDEKDPGKIVEICKAIAPTFGGINLEDIKAPKCFEIERKLQEAVDIPVMHDDQHGTAMITSAGLINAIEISGKDITKIKIVVSGSGAAGIACARMYRLLGAKNIVMVDSKGVLHKERDDLTPEKLEFAVNTNERTLGDAMKGADMFLGLSKPGVLTKEMVKTMNPEPIIFALANPTPEIFPEEVKEVRDDVMMGTGRSDYPNQVNNVLGFPFIFRGALDVRAKKITENMKMAAAKALAKLAKEPVPAEVCKAFGVDELKFGKDYIIPKPFDKRVLTAVAPAVAQAAVEDGVARVKDFDIKAYIETLEKGF, encoded by the coding sequence ATGGCGCACGTAACAAAAGAAGAATCGCTTGATTATCATATAGGTGGAAAGATAGAGATAAAGGTAAAGACTCCTTGCGCGACAGCAGAGGATCTATCTAAGGCCTATACACCGGGTGTTGCAGAGCCTTGCAAAGAGATAAGTAAAGATAACGAACTTGCGTATAAATACACAAATAAGGCTAATTTAGTTGCTGTTATTACTGATGGTACAGCTGTTTTAGGACTAGGCGATATCGGAGCGGTAGCTGGCAAGCCTGTAATGGAAGGCAAGTCTGTTTTATTTAAAAAATTTGCAAACGTAGATGCTTTTGATATCGAGATAGACGAGAAAGATCCTGGGAAGATAGTTGAAATTTGTAAAGCTATAGCCCCTACTTTCGGTGGTATCAATTTAGAAGATATCAAAGCCCCTAAATGCTTTGAAATAGAAAGAAAACTTCAAGAAGCTGTAGATATCCCTGTAATGCATGATGATCAGCACGGAACAGCCATGATAACTAGTGCAGGGCTTATTAATGCGATTGAAATTTCAGGTAAAGATATAACAAAGATAAAGATCGTGGTAAGCGGTTCAGGAGCCGCCGGTATAGCATGCGCCAGAATGTATAGGCTGCTTGGTGCTAAAAATATAGTTATGGTTGATAGCAAGGGTGTGCTTCATAAAGAAAGAGATGATCTAACTCCTGAAAAATTGGAATTCGCGGTAAATACAAACGAAAGAACTCTAGGTGATGCTATGAAGGGCGCTGATATGTTTTTAGGTCTTAGTAAGCCAGGAGTTTTAACTAAAGAGATGGTAAAAACGATGAATCCTGAGCCTATAATCTTCGCACTTGCAAATCCTACGCCTGAGATTTTTCCTGAAGAGGTTAAAGAGGTAAGAGATGATGTGATGATGGGAACTGGTAGAAGTGATTATCCAAACCAAGTAAATAATGTACTTGGCTTTCCTTTTATTTTCCGTGGAGCGCTTGATGTCAGAGCCAAAAAGATAACAGAAAATATGAAAATGGCTGCAGCAAAAGCTCTTGCGAAATTAGCTAAAGAGCCTGTGCCTGCTGAGGTTTGCAAGGCTTTTGGAGTAGATGAGCTAAAATTTGGTAAAGACTATATCATACCAAAGCCTTTTGACAAACGCGTGCTTACAGCTGTAGCTCCGGCAGTAGCGCAAGCTGCGGTAGAAGATGGAGTGGCTAGAGTAAAAGATTTTGACATAAAAGCCTATATAGAAACACTTGAAAAAGGCTTTTAA
- the upp gene encoding uracil phosphoribosyltransferase, giving the protein MKNIKLISHPLIEHKLAILRDKNTEPFQFRMLVDEISYLMIFEATRDLKLRDVTVATPVANITAKKLATKIMICPILRAALGMLDSVFKIIPDASVGFLGFQRNEKTAEAEFFYAKLPQDATNRTAIIIDPMFATGGTAIDAVKFLKQNGVKNIKFISIIAAPEGLKRFSEIYPEIEVYTAAIDEKLNEKNYIVPGLGDAGDRVFNTL; this is encoded by the coding sequence ATGAAAAACATCAAATTGATTTCTCATCCCTTAATAGAGCACAAATTGGCGATTTTAAGGGATAAAAACACAGAGCCTTTTCAGTTTAGAATGCTAGTTGACGAGATAAGCTATTTGATGATTTTTGAGGCGACCAGAGATCTAAAGTTACGCGATGTAACCGTAGCAACTCCGGTTGCAAATATTACAGCTAAAAAGCTTGCTACTAAAATTATGATATGCCCTATTTTAAGGGCGGCTCTTGGTATGCTTGATAGCGTATTTAAGATAATTCCGGATGCTAGTGTTGGATTTTTGGGCTTTCAAAGAAACGAAAAGACAGCCGAAGCTGAGTTTTTTTACGCCAAACTCCCTCAAGATGCCACAAATAGAACCGCTATTATAATTGATCCTATGTTTGCTACTGGCGGAACTGCGATAGATGCGGTTAAATTTCTAAAACAAAACGGAGTAAAAAATATCAAATTTATATCTATTATCGCAGCTCCTGAGGGTCTAAAGAGATTTAGCGAAATTTATCCAGAAATAGAGGTTTATACGGCGGCAATAGATGAGAAGCTTAATGAGAAAAACTATATAGTTCCTGGTCTTGGCGATGCGGGCGATAGAGTTTTTAATACACTATAA
- a CDS encoding NAD(P)H-dependent oxidoreductase: MKTVVIMSHPYYKNSRINKALFEAAKSIDNIETRHLEELYGHDTSKIDVVAEQKILQSTDRIVFQFPMFWLNVPAMLKAYMDEVFTYGWAYGSTGDKLKNKDFYVAVSLGSSESEYSKEGKIKFSLDEILIPIKITAGYCGMNFKGIFVSGGVYRMNDDDIANCSQRYIELLKGKQI; encoded by the coding sequence ATGAAAACCGTTGTGATTATGTCGCATCCGTATTATAAAAATTCTAGGATAAATAAGGCTCTTTTTGAAGCAGCCAAAAGCATTGATAATATAGAAACAAGGCATCTAGAAGAGCTTTATGGGCATGATACAAGCAAAATTGACGTGGTAGCCGAGCAAAAGATCCTTCAAAGTACCGATAGAATCGTATTTCAATTTCCGATGTTTTGGTTAAATGTTCCTGCTATGCTAAAAGCATATATGGATGAAGTTTTTACTTATGGCTGGGCTTATGGAAGCACCGGAGATAAGCTTAAAAATAAAGATTTTTACGTAGCTGTTAGTCTTGGAAGTTCCGAGTCTGAATATTCAAAAGAGGGCAAAATAAAGTTTAGTTTGGATGAAATTTTAATTCCTATTAAGATAACTGCAGGCTATTGTGGCATGAATTTTAAGGGCATATTTGTAAGTGGAGGAGTTTATCGCATGAATGACGATGACATTGCAAATTGCTCTCAAAGATATATTGAACTACTTAAAGGCAAGCAAATTTGA
- a CDS encoding MqnA/MqnD/SBP family protein produces the protein MIFGKIDYLNLLPFHIFLKRSTLTSYSKKTIEFKKGVPSKLNKDLRARRIDAAVVSSVESFKKRYKKLNFGIVAKDEVKSVLVRKNSISKSDPASASSNLLAKILDIKGEIIIGDRALKAYLNEGRDKFYDLSKEWKERTNLPFVFGRFSCTKDYQLYKNLSQNFLKQNIKIPNYILKQYADSRGIKGEDIRWYLKFISYKIDKKEQKALKIFSKEARLLKFKQFNT, from the coding sequence TTGATATTTGGTAAGATTGACTATCTTAACTTGCTTCCTTTTCATATATTTTTAAAACGCTCCACTTTAACAAGTTACTCTAAAAAAACAATTGAGTTTAAAAAGGGTGTTCCAAGTAAGCTAAATAAAGACTTGCGTGCACGCCGTATCGATGCTGCAGTAGTTTCTAGTGTGGAAAGTTTTAAAAAACGATATAAAAAGCTAAATTTCGGAATTGTCGCAAAAGATGAGGTAAAAAGCGTCTTAGTCCGTAAAAATTCTATTTCAAAGTCCGATCCCGCTTCTGCTTCATCAAATTTATTGGCTAAAATTTTAGATATAAAAGGCGAGATTATTATAGGAGATAGGGCGTTAAAAGCATATCTAAATGAGGGCCGAGATAAATTTTATGATTTGTCTAAAGAGTGGAAAGAGCGCACAAATTTACCATTTGTTTTTGGTCGATTTTCTTGCACAAAAGATTATCAACTTTATAAAAATTTATCTCAAAATTTTCTAAAACAAAACATCAAAATACCAAACTATATATTAAAGCAGTATGCTGATAGCAGAGGTATTAAAGGCGAAGATATCAGATGGTATTTGAAATTTATAAGCTACAAGATAGATAAAAAAGAGCAAAAAGCACTTAAAATATTTTCTAAAGAGGCTAGATTACTCAAATTTAAGCAATTTAACACTTAA
- a CDS encoding TorD/DmsD family molecular chaperone produces MDKNITKARAYLYEFLSFPLFFHENDEKFKIWKSQLEYLAQNPLTEEMNQAFKNLQAFDFDAFLKEQNEVLFDLAYSNIPLNASFYEDGRDDGAARLRTIECLKLSPYRRNSEICKDSEDFIGFVFLIMATFLNDEINGAKNISKKLFKEVVNNFADEFASLLQKHKSANFFNSYAKLVEILIQIDRVLLAVEAPIKPEGDSVAVASMKKEPFQSKMPTAKTKLRWEEFTPVIQDEL; encoded by the coding sequence ATGGATAAAAATATAACAAAAGCGCGCGCATACCTTTATGAATTTTTATCGTTTCCTCTATTTTTCCATGAAAATGATGAGAAATTTAAAATATGGAAAAGTCAACTTGAGTATTTAGCGCAAAATCCATTAACAGAAGAGATGAATCAGGCGTTTAAAAATTTACAAGCATTTGATTTTGATGCTTTTTTAAAAGAACAAAACGAGGTTTTATTTGATCTCGCCTACTCAAACATACCTCTTAACGCCTCATTTTACGAGGACGGAAGAGATGATGGAGCGGCCAGGCTTAGAACTATAGAGTGCCTGAAACTCAGTCCTTATCGCCGCAATAGTGAGATTTGCAAAGATAGTGAAGATTTTATCGGATTTGTATTTCTCATTATGGCTACATTTTTAAACGACGAGATTAATGGTGCGAAAAACATTAGCAAAAAACTATTTAAAGAGGTTGTAAATAACTTTGCAGATGAGTTTGCTTCACTTTTGCAAAAGCATAAAAGTGCAAATTTTTTCAACTCTTACGCTAAGCTAGTGGAGATTTTAATACAAATCGATAGAGTTTTATTGGCAGTTGAAGCGCCTATTAAACCCGAAGGCGATAGTGTTGCCGTAGCATCTATGAAAAAAGAGCCGTTCCAAAGCAAGATGCCAACAGCAAAAACAAAGCTTAGATGGGAAGAGTTTACTCCTGTTATTCAAGATGAGCTCTAA